Proteins from one Pristis pectinata isolate sPriPec2 chromosome 34, sPriPec2.1.pri, whole genome shotgun sequence genomic window:
- the LOC127585984 gene encoding butyrophilin-like protein 2: MVVLWLKSGLNSPVHVYRHGQDDPFTQHQDYRARTELFKDEMTKGNISLRIKNVRKFDEGRYTCSVEDRTDSKHSTVELQVLGLGSEPRIQMKGYHGDGIQLVCKSSGWYPEPEILWFGEDERVLEQAETRSHEDSGLINVESSVGVTRQSANGFKCLVRNRQLRIQYEANIKISGL, encoded by the exons ATGGTGGTGCTGTGGCTGAAATCAGGTCTCAACTCACCAGTCCATGTGTACAGACATGGACAAGATGACCCATTCACTCAACACCAGGACTACAGAGCAAGGACGGAACTGTTTAAAGATGAAATGACCAAAGGAAACATTTCCCTCAGAATAAAGAATGTAAGAAAGTTTGATGAAGGGCGATACACATGTTCAGTTGAAGACAGAACTGATTCTAAACATTCTACAGTTGAATTGCAAGTTCTAG GTTTGGGGAGTGAACCCCGGATTCAGATGAAGGGATATCATGGAGATGGAATCCAGCTTGTGTGTAAATCCAGTGGATGGTACCCTGAGCCAGAGATCCTGTGGTTCGGTGAGGATGAACGTGTTTTAGAACAAGCAGAAACAAGATCCCACGAAGACTCAGGTCTTATAAATGTCGAGAGCAGCGTTGGAGTAACAAGGCAGTCTGCAAACGGGTTCAAGTGTCTTGTCCGGAACAGACAGTTGAGAATACAATATGAGGCAAATATTAAGATATCAGGTTTGTAA